The genome window GACTCCCATGCCCCCATCCGATGCGTCCGCGTCCGACGCTGCTCGTGCGGCAGTGCGCAAACCTGAAGGGAAGGACGCGTCGGAAGGATTGGGCTGGCCACCCTTGGCCGGGGTGGTGCAGTTGGCGCTGCAATCGCCGAAACTCCAAGGAGTCCTGGCCTCAGTGGGGGAGCCGCGGCTGCACATCTCAGCCATCGACGAGGCACGGTCGTGGGTGGCCAGGGCAATCGCCGAAAAATCTGTCGTTGTCATCGTGACCGCGACCAGCCGCGAAGCCCAGGATCTCACTGCAGAATTGCGCGACATGATGGGCGATGCCGTCGCCATGTTCCCCGCCTGGGAAACGCTCCCGCATGAGCGTTTGTCGCCCGGTTCGGAAACAGTAGGTGCCCGGTTAAAGGTGCTTCGCCGCCTTGCTCACCCCCATGACATCCCCGGTGAGCAGCCAATTCGCATTGTCGTTGCCCCGGCGCGGTCGTTCATCCAGCCCATCATGAAGGGCCTGGGGGAGCGCGAACCGATCATCCTCGCGGAGGACACCGATGTCACGGGGATCGCCACTCGTTTAGCCGAGATGGGTTATCAGCACGTGGATCTCGTCGGCAAGCGGGGGGAATTCGCCGTTCGCGGTGGTGTGGTGGATATTTTCCCCTCCACGGCCGAGCTCCCGGTGCGCGCCGAATTGTGGGGTGACGAGATTTCCGATTTGCGTGCGTTTTCGGTGGGGGACCAGCGAACTATCGAGAATTTTGATCCAGGTGCCGTGCCTGTTTACCCGTGCCGTGAACTTCGTATCGACGACGCCGTCCGCGCCCGCGCCGAGAAAATGGCACGCACCCACGCATCGAATGCCACGCTTGCGGACGCATTGACGAAGATCAGCGAAGGTGTCGCCGTTGAGGGGATGGAGTCCCTCATTCCTGTGCTTTTCGACGGTCCGATGGTGACGCTTCCTGAGGAAGTGGCCGCCGCAGATCCGTCGGTGACGACCACGGTACTGGTGATGTCGCCGGAGAAAGTACAGCGCCGGGCCGACGACTTGATTGCCACCGGCAAAGAGTTTGTCAAAGCCGGGTGGGAGGCTGCCGCGATGGGGGCGGAGTCACCGATTGACACCGCTGCGCTGGCGGAAGCTGAGGACGGCAACGATGATCTGAACGTGGACCAGAGCGCATATCGCTCCCTGGGTGCCATGGAGAAGACGGCGGAACACCACGGTTTGTCCTGGTGGACGTGTGCTCCTCCGGGGTTCTTAGGCAGCGCGGAGGCATCGTCCACCCTAGAGTTGGATTTCTCCACCGGGCCTCAGCCCAAGGGGAAACCGGGCGACGTGGAGAAAGCGATGTCGGAGCTTCACGACCACGTGGCACACGGTGGCCGGCTCGTGTTTACGGCACTCACCCCCGCTTCCGCACAACGCATGAGCGGTCGTTTCCGTGAGGCCGGAATCGGTGTGACGCCCGATGCGGATCCCCAGAATCCGTCCGCGCCGGGTAAAGCCACTGTTATTCGGGCAGTGTTGCACGGGGGCTTAGTCATCCCGCACGTTGATGACGCCCGGCCCCTGCTCGTCGTCGCCGAAACCGACTTCACCGGTAACCGCATCGTTGCTTATGGCGATGGCCGTCGTCGGCCATGGCGTAAACGCAACCGCGTCGACCCGCTCTCGCTCAACCCGGGCGATCTCGTCGTCCATGAGACTCATGGCATCGGCCGATTCGTGAAAATGCAGGAGCGCACCGTCGGCAAGGGTGCTGACGCGACCCGTCGGGAATACATGGTCCTGGAATATGCCCCGTCGAAGCGAGGCGGTGCAGCCGACCACCTTTACGTTCCTATGGACAGTCTGGATTTGCTCTCGCGGTATGTCGGCGGTGAAAACCCGTCGCTATCGAAAATGGGCGGATCCGATTGGAAAAACACCAAGAAGAAAGCGCGCGCCGCGGTTCGCGATATAGCCGCCGACCTCGTGCAACTCTATGCCAAGCGCCAAGCCGCGCCGGGTTACGCGTTCTCACCGGACACCCCGTGGCAGCGGGAAATGGAGGATAATTTCCCGTTCACGGAAACGGAAGACCAGTACAACGCCATCGAAGCGGTCAAAGAGGATATGGAGAAGCCCGTCCCCATGGACCGCGTGATTGTGGGCGACGTGGGATACGGCAAAACCGAGGTCGCCGTCCGTGCCGCATTCAAGGCTGTTCAGGACGGCAAACAGGTGGTTCTCCTTGTTCCTACGACGTTGCTGGCGCAGCAGCATTTCGCGACCTTCAGCGAGCGCATGGAAGGTTTCCCCATCACGATCCGCCAGCTGTCCCGCTTCACCACGCCGAAGCAGGCCCGCGAAGTCCTGACCGGGCTTGCCGAGGGGCAGGTCGACATCGTGATCGGTACTCACCGCCTGCTGCAGACAGGGGTGCAGTGGAAGAACTTAGGCCTCGTTATTGTCGACGAGGAACAGCGTTTCGGTGTGGAACACAAGGAGCACATCAAGGCGCTGCGTTCCCACGTCGACATGTTGACAATGTCCGCGACACCTATTCCCCGCACGTTGGAGATGTCGATGGCGGGAATTCGCGATATGTCGACGATCCTCACCCCGCCGGAAGATCGCCACCCCGTGTTGACCTATGTGGGTGTGCAAGAGGATAAGCAGATCGCGGCGGCTATTCGTCGTGAGCTGTTGCGCGATGGCCAGGTGTTTTATGTGCACAACCGTGTGCGTTCTATCGAACAGGTCGCGCAACATATTCGTGAGCTTGTTCCGGAAGCGCGCGTGGTCGTGGCACATGGGCAGATGAATGAGGATCAGCTGGAGAACACTGTCGAAGGGTTCTGGGACCGCGAGTACGACGTGTTGGTCTGCACGACGATCGTCGAAACGGGATTGGATATTTCGAATGCCAACACGCTGATCGTCGAGAATGCCCACCACATGGGATTGGCCCAGCTGCACCAGCTTCGTGGTCGCGTCGGCCGGTCGCGCGAACGAGGCTATGCCTATTTCTTGTATCCTCCGTCGCAAACATTGACCGAAACGTCCTATGACCGTTTATCGACGATTGCGCAGAACAATGATCTCGGCGCCGGGATGGCCGTCGCCATGAAAGACCTTGAAATGCGCGGGGCCGGCAATGTGTTGGGCGCTGAGCAGTCGGGCCACATCGCTGGCGTCGGCTTTGACCTCTATGTCCGCCTCGTTGGTGAGGCCGTCGAGGCGTTCAAAGCGATGGCCGACGGCAAGCCAATCGACGGAAGCGATAAAGAGAATAAGGAAACGCGCATTGATATCAACGTCGATGCACACATTCCGACCAGTTATATCGCCTCTGAACGGTTACGTTTGGCCGCGTACCGGGACCTCGCTCAAGCGAAGAACGAAGAGGCCTTGCAGAATGTCCGCGCGGAATTGGTGGATAGGTATGGCCAGCCACCACAGGAAATTGACCGGCTGCTCGCCGTCGCCCGGTTACGCATGGTCTGCCGCGAATGTGGCGTGACCGATGTTGTGGCAACCGGCGCGAACAAGGCCGCTATTTCGTTCTCGCCGATTGAACTGCCCGATTCAGGGCGAGTGCGTTTGGGCCGGCTGTACCCCGGTGCGCAATACCGTGCCACAACCCATAATGTTGTGGTTCCAGCGCCCAAGAAAGGGCGGGGTATTCGGGCCCAAGCCGTCAAAGATGAGGAATTGTTGCAGTGGTGTGCGGACGTGATGACGTCGTTGCTGGGTAAGCCGCACCGGGAGGTTGCTTCTGGTGTGCAGCCGGACACTGCTGGGGGCAAGAGTCACCAAAAGAATTCCACTAAAAGTAAGGTCCGTTAATATATAGCCATGTCTGTCATTGTCCTCGATCCTCGTTTTCCTGGCATGCTGCCCGTCGACGCTGTTTCTCTGGTGGGCAATGACGTGTGCTACACCGAAGAAGTCCCAGTCCGCATCCGTTGGGTGATTGCCGATCTAGGCGGCCATGTGGTGGATGACACCGACACATTGATCACCACTGATCCCTATAACGAATGGGTGCGCGAGAGGCTCCACAGTGGTGACCAGCTGTTAGTAGCGCCCTCCTTGTATTTCCAACGACGGCCGGACCGCGCGCTGGCTTCGGGCTCGTCGAATAATGCGCTGAGCTCTGGTGCTTCGGGCGAGTTGGAGGGGATTGAGGCGGAGAATCCGGCGGCGTATCCGGATTATGACTTCGCATTGAAAGCAATTCCGCAGTTGACAGATGGTGCGGAGACGTCGGAAGAAGCGTACGCAGAGGATTCGTCGGCAGAGGATTCGTCGGCAGGGGAGTCCGATTATCCTTCTGACCAACGCAACGGGGGAGACCAGGACGGTACGGGGAGCGCCGGTGCCGGTGTGATTCACGGGACCGCTGTCGTGGGCGATGGTGCCGATGGCGAAACCGCTGACGACGAAAACACTGGTGGCATCGACGAAACCACCGAATCAGGCGACGCTTCCAGTCCGAGCCAAAGTGAGATCCCGGAGGCTGTTCTCAACGAGATCGAAGAGGCCATTGCGGTGATGTCGCGTGCGTTGCACCAAGGGGAGTGGGAGCAGAGCCAAAGCCATCAGTCTCTGCTTGCCTATCTGCGTGAGGAAGTTGAGGAGTTAGCCCAGTCCATCGATACGTGGCAGGCCGGGGATCTGGCGTCGGAAAAGCGGCTGTGTGATGAGCTGTCGGATATCTTCTTGCAGGTTCTTTTCCATGCGGAGATAGCTAACCGACGCGGCGCTTTCGATATTGGGCACGTTGCGGCGTCGTTTGTTCATAAGATGCGGACGCGCGCTCCCTATCTGTTCGAGGAGACGGAGCGTCCAGTTGGCCTGGATGAGCAGAATCGTTTGTGGGAGGAAGGGAAACGACGTGAGCAGTCAGCTGCCGATGAGTCGTGGTCGGCTCCGGCTTCTCACGAGGACCCCGGTTCGTCGTCATAACGCCGTTATCTCACCGAATCGGAGTCTGTGTTCTGGGTTATGAAATCTGCACGTACCCTCATTGCTGTTTTCGCGGTGTTGGCGCTGGTCATCGTCACTATTGGTTGGTTGGTATCCCACGTCCATACCGATAGTTCGTCGATGCGAAAGCCGATTCCATCGGACGTTCCGCCGCCGAATGGGGTTGCGGCTCCGGCAGTCGATACGTCCAAGCACACGCGCACGTCGGAAGAATTTCGGACCTGGGCGGAGCCGATTTCGAAGAAAACCGGCATTTCTGTTGAAGCCTTGAGCGCGTACGCGAATGCGAATGTGGTGGCCCGCCATTCGAAACCGGGGTGTCATCTGGGTTGGACGACGCTGGCTGGTCTGGGCTGGGTAGAAACCCGCCACGGCACCTACAACGGGCACCATTTTGATTCGGTTTCCATTGATTCCAATGGCGACGTTAAGCCGCACATTCGCGGCGTTCAGCTGGACGGTGCACCCGGTTTGGAGAACCTGCCCGATACCGACAATGGCGAACTGGACGGCGATAAGGAAAAGGACCGGGCGATGGGTCCCCTGCAGTTCATTCCCCAGTCGTGGGAGAAGTATGGGGTTGATGCCAATGCGGATGGTAAGGCTGACCCCGACAATATTGATGATGCTGCAGTCGCGGCAGTGAATCTTTTGTGCGATTTTGATCGTGACTTATCGACGGCGGACGGGTGGAAATCGGCCGTGCGCTCGTACAATAACTCGGCGCAGTACGTGGAGGATGTGCGGCGAGCGGCTGCCAATTATTCGCTCCAACAGAAGCCGGCATAAGTCCTGGCGATACGTAGATCGCGGTGTTCGCGCTACGTCGAATACATTGTTCGTGCGACCCTGAGGGCCGTTTATGGGCGTGTTCTTGGACACAGTCCAGCCCGCCAAAATGTCCGTTTACGTTTATAAATATCCATTTATGCAGGATAATTGTTGTTTTGTGCCCGGTTTGTAGGGTGACCGTCATAACGGAGTGACCTTCATCATGGATGCCATTATTTCGGGATCGTGCCACAATAGAAGGCGTAGGTCGCGCTGCGTCCTCGCCATCATGTGCTGTGTTAGCCACAGCGTTGCCGGTGGCGTCTGTTGATTGCGCGGGGCCCTGATTAGATAGGTTGTAGTCGAATAAACAGGAGGCCATTGTGGCTCAGATTATCGATGTTCAAGCTCGCGAGATTCTAGACTCACGCGGCAACCCGACTGTTGAGGTTGAGGTTCTTCTTGACGACGCTTCGTTCGGCCGTGCAGGCGTTCCGTCCGGTGCTTCCACCGGTGTTCACGAGGCTCACGAACTCCGCGACGGTGGCGACCGCTACCTGGGCAAGGGCGTTCGTCAGGCCGTCGAGAACGTCAATGAAAAGATCGCTCCGGCAGTGACCGGTCTTGAGGCTGACGACCAGCGCCTCGTCGACAAGGTGATGTTGGATCTTGACGGGTCGGACAACAAGTCCAACCTGGGCGCGAACGCGATCCTCGGTGTCTCCCTGGCTACGGCGAAGGCCGCTGCCAGCTCCGCCAACCTCGAGCTCTTCCGCTACCTCGGCGGCCCGAACGCTCACGTACTCCCCGTACCGATGATGAACATCGTCAACGGTGGTGCCCACGCGGACTCCGGCGTCGACGTCCAGGAATTCATGATCGCTCCGATTGGTGCAGATTCCTTCCGTGAGGCTCTCCGTATGGGTGCGGAGGTTTACCACAACTTGAAGTCCGTCATTAAGTCCAAGGGTCTGTCCACGGGTCTTGGCGACGAGGGTGGCTTCGCTCCGTCGGTTGATTCCACTAAGGAAGCTCTGGACCTCATTGCTGAGGCTGTGAAGAAGGCCGGCTACAAGCTCGGCGAGGACATCGCTTTCGCTCTGGACGCTGCATCTTCCGAGTTCTACGACAAGGACAAGGGCGTCTACAACTTCGAGGGCGGCGAGCACAGTGCCGAGGACATGGTCAAGGTCTACGAGGAGCTCGTCGAGAACTACCCGATCGTGTCCATCGAGGACCCGCTGCAGGAAGACGACTGGGAGGGCTACACCAAGCTCACCGCCGAGATCGGCGACAAGGTCCAGATCGTCGGCGACGACTTCTTCGTCACCAACCCGGCTCGCTTGAAGGAAGGCATCGAAAAGAAGGCTGCGAACGCCCTGCTGGTTAAGGTTAACCAGATCGGTTCCCTCTCTGAGACTGCCGACGCTGTGCAGCTGGCTCAGAACAACAACTACCGCTGCATGATGTCCCACCGTTCCGGCGAGACCGAGGACACGACCATCGCTGACCTTTCGGTTGCTTACAGCTGTGGCCAGATTAAGAGCGGTGCTCCGGCTCGCTCTGAGCGTGTTGCTAAGTACAACCAGTTGCTGCGCATCGAGGAATTCTTGGGCGACGCTGCCGTTTACGCTGGGCGCTCAGCTTTCCCGCGCTTTAACGGCTAAGATCACAGCCTATGGCACGTACACCTGAATCAGGATCGCCGGCAGGATCGGATTCTCTCGCAGCAGGGGGAGAGCGCGATCACGCCGATAGCGCTACTGCAGCGTCAACGGCTGCCGACCATCGCATGAATGGTCGACAGGTCGGCAAACCTGATGAGGGTGTCACTGCGTCCGATTCCGACGCTGGTGTTGAGTCAGATACCGCGTCGGAACGTAAGGGTACGTTGCCCAAGCCGGCGCGTCAGTCGCGTCGGCGTCGTGCGCAACGTCGATTGCGTGAATTCCGCTTCGGCGGGAGCCGTAAACAGTGGGTGTTGACTGTTCCTAGTCAACAATCCGCGGTAAGGCTGATTATTTTGGCCTGTCTTGTGGTGGCGATGACGATGACTGTTGCCCCGCCACTGAAGTCATACTTTCAGCAACGTAGTGAGTTGCAACAACTTCATATTGATATAGCTCACCAGGAAGAAGAGAAGACTGAGCTGCAAAAACAGCTGGATCTGTATAACGACGATGATTTCGTCAAAGAGCAGGCTCGGCTGCGACTAGGCATGGTCGAGCGGGGGGAAACGTCCTGGCGGATTATCGATCCTTCGATTACGACGGGCGCCCCGGAGGAATCGGATTCGAAGAAAGACGAACACCAGGATCCGTGGTACACGCAGTTGTGGAGTTCGGTCCGCGAGAAGCCGTCGGATAAAGAGCAGCACGAGGACGAAGCA of Corynebacterium kroppenstedtii DSM 44385 contains these proteins:
- a CDS encoding MazG nucleotide pyrophosphohydrolase domain-containing protein, which gives rise to MSVIVLDPRFPGMLPVDAVSLVGNDVCYTEEVPVRIRWVIADLGGHVVDDTDTLITTDPYNEWVRERLHSGDQLLVAPSLYFQRRPDRALASGSSNNALSSGASGELEGIEAENPAAYPDYDFALKAIPQLTDGAETSEEAYAEDSSAEDSSAGESDYPSDQRNGGDQDGTGSAGAGVIHGTAVVGDGADGETADDENTGGIDETTESGDASSPSQSEIPEAVLNEIEEAIAVMSRALHQGEWEQSQSHQSLLAYLREEVEELAQSIDTWQAGDLASEKRLCDELSDIFLQVLFHAEIANRRGAFDIGHVAASFVHKMRTRAPYLFEETERPVGLDEQNRLWEEGKRREQSAADESWSAPASHEDPGSSS
- the eno gene encoding phosphopyruvate hydratase codes for the protein MAQIIDVQAREILDSRGNPTVEVEVLLDDASFGRAGVPSGASTGVHEAHELRDGGDRYLGKGVRQAVENVNEKIAPAVTGLEADDQRLVDKVMLDLDGSDNKSNLGANAILGVSLATAKAAASSANLELFRYLGGPNAHVLPVPMMNIVNGGAHADSGVDVQEFMIAPIGADSFREALRMGAEVYHNLKSVIKSKGLSTGLGDEGGFAPSVDSTKEALDLIAEAVKKAGYKLGEDIAFALDAASSEFYDKDKGVYNFEGGEHSAEDMVKVYEELVENYPIVSIEDPLQEDDWEGYTKLTAEIGDKVQIVGDDFFVTNPARLKEGIEKKAANALLVKVNQIGSLSETADAVQLAQNNNYRCMMSHRSGETEDTTIADLSVAYSCGQIKSGAPARSERVAKYNQLLRIEEFLGDAAVYAGRSAFPRFNG
- a CDS encoding FtsB family cell division protein, whose translation is MARTPESGSPAGSDSLAAGGERDHADSATAASTAADHRMNGRQVGKPDEGVTASDSDAGVESDTASERKGTLPKPARQSRRRRAQRRLREFRFGGSRKQWVLTVPSQQSAVRLIILACLVVAMTMTVAPPLKSYFQQRSELQQLHIDIAHQEEEKTELQKQLDLYNDDDFVKEQARLRLGMVERGETSWRIIDPSITTGAPEESDSKKDEHQDPWYTQLWSSVREKPSDKEQHEDEAPSLGVPTVNDPDPNRQAPAPANANQVQPGN
- the mfd gene encoding transcription-repair coupling factor; protein product: MTHTSAQTPMPPSDASASDAARAAVRKPEGKDASEGLGWPPLAGVVQLALQSPKLQGVLASVGEPRLHISAIDEARSWVARAIAEKSVVVIVTATSREAQDLTAELRDMMGDAVAMFPAWETLPHERLSPGSETVGARLKVLRRLAHPHDIPGEQPIRIVVAPARSFIQPIMKGLGEREPIILAEDTDVTGIATRLAEMGYQHVDLVGKRGEFAVRGGVVDIFPSTAELPVRAELWGDEISDLRAFSVGDQRTIENFDPGAVPVYPCRELRIDDAVRARAEKMARTHASNATLADALTKISEGVAVEGMESLIPVLFDGPMVTLPEEVAAADPSVTTTVLVMSPEKVQRRADDLIATGKEFVKAGWEAAAMGAESPIDTAALAEAEDGNDDLNVDQSAYRSLGAMEKTAEHHGLSWWTCAPPGFLGSAEASSTLELDFSTGPQPKGKPGDVEKAMSELHDHVAHGGRLVFTALTPASAQRMSGRFREAGIGVTPDADPQNPSAPGKATVIRAVLHGGLVIPHVDDARPLLVVAETDFTGNRIVAYGDGRRRPWRKRNRVDPLSLNPGDLVVHETHGIGRFVKMQERTVGKGADATRREYMVLEYAPSKRGGAADHLYVPMDSLDLLSRYVGGENPSLSKMGGSDWKNTKKKARAAVRDIAADLVQLYAKRQAAPGYAFSPDTPWQREMEDNFPFTETEDQYNAIEAVKEDMEKPVPMDRVIVGDVGYGKTEVAVRAAFKAVQDGKQVVLLVPTTLLAQQHFATFSERMEGFPITIRQLSRFTTPKQAREVLTGLAEGQVDIVIGTHRLLQTGVQWKNLGLVIVDEEQRFGVEHKEHIKALRSHVDMLTMSATPIPRTLEMSMAGIRDMSTILTPPEDRHPVLTYVGVQEDKQIAAAIRRELLRDGQVFYVHNRVRSIEQVAQHIRELVPEARVVVAHGQMNEDQLENTVEGFWDREYDVLVCTTIVETGLDISNANTLIVENAHHMGLAQLHQLRGRVGRSRERGYAYFLYPPSQTLTETSYDRLSTIAQNNDLGAGMAVAMKDLEMRGAGNVLGAEQSGHIAGVGFDLYVRLVGEAVEAFKAMADGKPIDGSDKENKETRIDINVDAHIPTSYIASERLRLAAYRDLAQAKNEEALQNVRAELVDRYGQPPQEIDRLLAVARLRMVCRECGVTDVVATGANKAAISFSPIELPDSGRVRLGRLYPGAQYRATTHNVVVPAPKKGRGIRAQAVKDEELLQWCADVMTSLLGKPHREVASGVQPDTAGGKSHQKNSTKSKVR
- a CDS encoding lytic transglycosylase domain-containing protein; amino-acid sequence: MKSARTLIAVFAVLALVIVTIGWLVSHVHTDSSSMRKPIPSDVPPPNGVAAPAVDTSKHTRTSEEFRTWAEPISKKTGISVEALSAYANANVVARHSKPGCHLGWTTLAGLGWVETRHGTYNGHHFDSVSIDSNGDVKPHIRGVQLDGAPGLENLPDTDNGELDGDKEKDRAMGPLQFIPQSWEKYGVDANADGKADPDNIDDAAVAAVNLLCDFDRDLSTADGWKSAVRSYNNSAQYVEDVRRAAANYSLQQKPA